Proteins co-encoded in one Aethina tumida isolate Nest 87 chromosome 7, icAetTumi1.1, whole genome shotgun sequence genomic window:
- the LOC109597667 gene encoding clotting factor G beta subunit isoform X1, whose protein sequence is MNVLYTFTAATVLNIIFIIIQAFQCGKPSGGEYRIEERIVSGYDVGYYKYPWYVALHNGNFISCGGSLIAPRTVLTSAHCFKSFIPKARQGLANLTDAYEVSIGVYDWCERNTTRQNYTLIEVIPHEKYWDYQPYYDIAILVLDNPTDQFTPICLPPANVKFKPKEGIVVGLGSLKYNGEAPCKLNEARLLIYTDKECHKMLNETGNNDTLIKSAFCAGYLAGGIDACQGDSGGPLQVIGSNGNYVQIGIVSFGFKCASPGLLGLYTDVSMYTSWINDKLDYIESKYRTPNIYRHRFFGFTSSDLHILYIIVVTFWLLFIIGCFLFRIIH, encoded by the exons ATGAACGTTCTATACACTTTTACAGCAGCTACGGTTCTGAacatcatatttataataatacaag CCTTTCAATGTGGAAAACCATCTGGAGGGGAATATCGAATTGAAGAAAGGATTGTTTCCGGTTACGATGTAGGTTACTACAAGTACCCTTGGTACGTAGCACTACACAATGGAAACTTTATATCTTGCGGTGGTTCTTTAATAGCACCTAGAACAGTTTTAACGTCAGCACATTGTTTTAAATCCTTCATTCCAAAAGCCAG GCAGGGACTGGCGAATTTAACGGATGCGTATGAAGTAAGTATAGGGGTGTACGATTGGTGTGAAAGAAACACTACTCGACAAAATTACACCTTAATAGAAGTAATCCCTCATGAAAAATATTGGGACTACCAACCATACTATGACATTGCCATATTAGTGCTCGACAACCCTACAGACCAATTCACCCCGATATGTCTTCCACCGGCAA ACGTAAAGTTTAAGCCGAAGGAGGGAATTGTGGTGGGCTTGGGCTCGCTGAAATATAATGGTGAAGCGCCCTGCAAACTGAACGAGGCCAGGCTCTTAATTTATACAGACAAGGAGtgtcataaaatgttaaatgagaCGGGTAACAACGATACCCTTATAAAATCAGCATTCTGCGCCGGATATTTGGCTGGTGGTATCGACGCATGCCAG GGGGATAGTGGAGGACCGTTACAAGTCATTGGATCAAACGGAAATTACGTGCAAATag GCATAGTTTCGTTTGGATTTAAGTGTGCATCACCAGGTCTCCTGGGGTTATATACGGACGTGTCGATGTATACATCTTGGATAAATGATAAACTCGACTACATCGAATCCAAATATCGAACTCCAAATATCTACAGACATCGGTTTTTTGGTTTTACTTCTAGTgacttacatattttatatataattgtcgTGACATTTTGGTTGTTGTTTATAATAGGTTGTTTTCTTTTTcgaataatacattaa
- the LOC109597667 gene encoding clotting factor G beta subunit isoform X2 codes for MNVLYTFTAATVLNIIFIIIQAFQCGKPSGGEYRIEERIVSGYDVGYYKYPWQGLANLTDAYEVSIGVYDWCERNTTRQNYTLIEVIPHEKYWDYQPYYDIAILVLDNPTDQFTPICLPPANVKFKPKEGIVVGLGSLKYNGEAPCKLNEARLLIYTDKECHKMLNETGNNDTLIKSAFCAGYLAGGIDACQGDSGGPLQVIGSNGNYVQIGIVSFGFKCASPGLLGLYTDVSMYTSWINDKLDYIESKYRTPNIYRHRFFGFTSSDLHILYIIVVTFWLLFIIGCFLFRIIH; via the exons ATGAACGTTCTATACACTTTTACAGCAGCTACGGTTCTGAacatcatatttataataatacaag CCTTTCAATGTGGAAAACCATCTGGAGGGGAATATCGAATTGAAGAAAGGATTGTTTCCGGTTACGATGTAGGTTACTACAAGTACCCTTG GCAGGGACTGGCGAATTTAACGGATGCGTATGAAGTAAGTATAGGGGTGTACGATTGGTGTGAAAGAAACACTACTCGACAAAATTACACCTTAATAGAAGTAATCCCTCATGAAAAATATTGGGACTACCAACCATACTATGACATTGCCATATTAGTGCTCGACAACCCTACAGACCAATTCACCCCGATATGTCTTCCACCGGCAA ACGTAAAGTTTAAGCCGAAGGAGGGAATTGTGGTGGGCTTGGGCTCGCTGAAATATAATGGTGAAGCGCCCTGCAAACTGAACGAGGCCAGGCTCTTAATTTATACAGACAAGGAGtgtcataaaatgttaaatgagaCGGGTAACAACGATACCCTTATAAAATCAGCATTCTGCGCCGGATATTTGGCTGGTGGTATCGACGCATGCCAG GGGGATAGTGGAGGACCGTTACAAGTCATTGGATCAAACGGAAATTACGTGCAAATag GCATAGTTTCGTTTGGATTTAAGTGTGCATCACCAGGTCTCCTGGGGTTATATACGGACGTGTCGATGTATACATCTTGGATAAATGATAAACTCGACTACATCGAATCCAAATATCGAACTCCAAATATCTACAGACATCGGTTTTTTGGTTTTACTTCTAGTgacttacatattttatatataattgtcgTGACATTTTGGTTGTTGTTTATAATAGGTTGTTTTCTTTTTcgaataatacattaa
- the LOC109597689 gene encoding vesicle-associated membrane protein 7 yields the protein MPILYSVVCRGTVILAKYASCAGNFAEVTEQIITKIPPQDDKLTYSHGNYLFHYICENRVVYMCITDDEFERSRAFLFLNEVKRRFLSMYGPNVQTAIAYAMNSEFSKILATEMKHYSESHDVDTIAKVHSELDELKNIMVKNIDNVSMRGERLELLVNKAENLNSGSVTFRTTSRNLARSMFWKNVKLYVIIGLVITVIIYIIISFACGGLLWKGCVAK from the exons ATGCCAATTTTGTATAGTGTGGTATGTCGAGGAACGGTAATCTTGGCAAAATATGCCAGCTGCGCCGGCAATTTTGCAGAAGTAACAGAGCAAATAATCACAAAGATTCCACCCCAAGATGATAAACTTACATACTCCCATGGCAACTATTTATTCCACTACATATGTGAAAACAGAGTTGTTTACATGTGTATTACAGATGAT GAATTTGAAAGGAGTAgggcatttttatttttaaatgaagtcaAAAGGAGGTTTTTGTCAATGTACGGGCCTAATGTGCAAACTGCCATTGCCTATGCTATGAATTCTGAGTTTTCAAAGATACTGGCCActgaaatgaaacattattctGAGTCTCATGATGTTGATACCATAGCCAAAGTGCACAGTGAATTGgatgaattgaaaaatataatggtGAAGAATATTGATAATGTTTCAATGAGAGGAGAAAGACTAGAgcttttagttaataaagCTGAAAACTTAAATTCAGGA tcagTTACATTTCGCACAACCAGCCGGAACTTAGCAAGGTCAATGTTTTGGAAAAATGTGAAGTTGTATGTGATTATTGGTCTGGTTATTACTgtgattatttacattatcatTTCATTTGCCTGTGGTGGGCTATTATGGAAAGGATGTGTcgcaaaataa